The genomic interval TGCTGCTTTTTCTGCTGCCGCTTTATCTTTTGCAACCTGCTCTTCTGCAGCTTTTTCTTCAGCAGCTAATTCTTTCTCTGCTTGCTTTTTCTCTTCTGATGCATTCTTATCTGCATTAGACTTTTCTGCATTAGACTTTTCTGCATTTTTTGTAGCAACTTTCTCAGTTTTATTTTCATTGTCACCTTGAGAATTAATGTAGTTCGCAAGTAATAACATAATCGGTAATAATATTAAAATTCCTGCAATAAGTGGGATAAATTTCTTTAAACCACTATCATCGCTTTTATGATTTTCTTCTTTAACTTTATTTTGTTGATGATTATTCTCGTTTGGTTGATTCTCTTTTGCATTTGCTTTATTAACTGTTGCTCCGGCTGCCGCACCAGTAACAGCTGCTGTTTTCTTAGTTTTAGAATTATTCTGTTTTCGCTGTTCTTTTTGCTTTTGATTTGAAGTATTAGCTGGAGCTACTGCTGCACCTTTTTTATGTTTTGAGTTGTCCTCACGCTTTTTTCTTTCTTGAGAACGATTGCGACGAGAAGCACCACGTGGTGGGAATATGTCTTCTTTTTCTTGTTCTCCTTCGTAAGTCTCACTTACAACTTCTTCTTTTTCCACTTCTACGTCTTTTTGTCTTTCAACTTTTTGCTTGCTCTTTTCAAATTCATCTTTAAAATCGTTTTTTGTCACAATATCCACCCACATTCATATTTATAGTCTAATCATATTATAGACAAACATGATTACTTTAGTAAAGTAT from Macrococcus armenti carries:
- a CDS encoding LysM peptidoglycan-binding domain-containing protein, giving the protein MTKNDFKDEFEKSKQKVERQKDVEVEKEEVVSETYEGEQEKEDIFPPRGASRRNRSQERKKREDNSKHKKGAAVAPANTSNQKQKEQRKQNNSKTKKTAAVTGAAAGATVNKANAKENQPNENNHQQNKVKEENHKSDDSGLKKFIPLIAGILILLPIMLLLANYINSQGDNENKTEKVATKNAEKSNAEKSNADKNASEEKKQAEKELAAEEKAAEEQVAKDKAAAEKAATEKAATEKEKAEKTAEQKAKDQEEAKKLAEEKATVENDTQNTSNNQNSANDSQNINTQSTHVVGAKENLYRIAIQYYGSGSPENVEKIRQANGISGNNVAQGQTLVIPK